One Hippoglossus hippoglossus isolate fHipHip1 chromosome 13, fHipHip1.pri, whole genome shotgun sequence genomic window carries:
- the usf1 gene encoding upstream stimulatory factor 1 has translation MKSQQKSPEPDGSVTISEEGSVATAEDPAAIATIQSAATFSDQPIKYLFKTEGAGGQVTYRVIQVSDGQLEAQTDGAAAVSLVTGFPATSQTVTQAVFSQSEALEGDGSAETQYTYYPATIADATTGTMVTTVQASDTLLGQTTPTGQLYVMMSPQEVLTGSNQRTIAPRTQPYIAKQEAPRASRDDKRRAQHNEVERRRRDKINNWIVQLSKTIPDCNVDYTKTGQSKGGILSKACDYIKELRQSNLKLGEDITTLDRLRIDNQLLRQEVEDWKSKNQILRNLLRQHGVVGSSSTEPQ, from the exons GGTCCGTGGCCACCGCAGAGGATCCAGCAGCTATTGCCACCATTCAGTCTGCAGCCACGTTCTCTGACCAGCCCATCAAATATCTCTTCAAGACAGAAGGAGCAGGCGGGCAG GTGACCTACAGAGTGATCCAGGTGTCAGATGGACAGTTGGAGGCCCAGACAGACGGAGCTGCAGCGGTCAGCCTCGTCACTGGTTTCCCTGCAACCAGTCAGACTGTCACACAG GCTGTGTTCTCCCAGTCGGAGGCATTGGAGGGAGACGGCAGTGCTGAGACGCAGTACACGTACTACCCCGCCACCATCGCAGACGCCACAACTGGCACCATGGTGACCACGGTACAGGCATCTGACACACTGCTGGGCCAGACCACACCCACAG gGCAGCTGTATGTGATGATGTCACCCCAGGAAGTTTTGACTGGATCCAATCAAAGGACAATCGCGCCTCGTACTCAGCCATACATAGC GAAACAAGAGGCCCCTCGGGCTTCCAGAGATGACAAACGGCGAGCACAGCACAATGAAG TTGAGCGCCGGCGGCGAGACAAGATCAACAACTGGATTGTGCAGCTGTCGAAGACAATACCAGACTGTAATGTGGACTATACCAAGACAGGACAG agtAAAGGAGGAATCTTATCTAAAGCCTGTGATTACATCAAGGAACTCAGACAGAGCAACCTGAAGCTGGGGGAAGACATCACCACTCTTGATCGTCTCAGGATTGACAACCAGCTACTCAGACAGGAG GTGGAAGACTGGAAGTCCAAGAATCAGATCCTGAGGAACCTGCTGCGACAGCACGGTGTTGTGGGATCGTCCAGCACAGAACCCCAGTGA